AAAGTTATGCTGAAGGTACTTCTCAAATAGAAAGCTTTTTAAAAATAAATCTCAAAACCCATTTTATGAGTTGGATTGATGACGAGATTGCTTTAATTCAACTTCACTCTAATGTATCTGACTCAAAAAAAGATGTCGCTTTAATATTAAAAACAAAAGCAATTGACGATGCTAAAGACAACTTAGATTTTATATTAGAACAAATTAGAAAACGTACACCAGTAAAATTTAAAGAAGTTAATTACAAAGGATACGCCATAAACTTTATGTCTATCAAAGGTTTTTTCAAAATTATTTTAGGCGATTTATTTTCAAATATTGAAAAACCTTATTTTACAATTATTGACGATTATGTAATATTTAGTAATGAGCCCAATACCTTAAAAAGTATAATTAATGCTTACACAAACAAAGAGACCTTAAACTATTTTAAAGCCTTTAATGACTTTGATAACAGGTTTAATAATAAGTCTAGTGTGTTTGCTTACATTAATACACCTAATTTATATAATACAGCTTATGACTTTGTAAATATTGCAACTAAAAAACAGCTAAAAACTAATAAAGATTACTTTATCTGTTTTCCGCAAATAGGCATACAATTAACACCAAGCAAAAACGACTTTAAAAGCCAATTAATACTAGAGTATCAAACGCCTGAAAAAGTTAAGTCTAGCTATACTTTTGAGGATGATAAACCAAAAACAATTATTACTAATTCTATTAATCTTACACAAGAGAACATTAATAAAGCTACCGTTTTTAGCATCCCAGAATTATATCCTTCTGATTTAACTGCTCAAATTTTTACAAAAAAATACTCTAACGGAAACCCACGTTTTTCTGTTGAATTAAAAGATGGATTAAAACATGGTAGCTACAAAGCGTATTATCAAAATGGAAATTTAAAAATTTCGGGTAAATATAGAAAAGACAAACAAGTTGGCACTTGGAAAGCGTATGATATTAATGAAAATTTAATTTTTAAAACACGTTTTTAAATACTAACTTTAAAAACAAAACCAGCCACTTTGATTTATAAAAAAATAGTTTTTCTAGTTACGCTACTTGCTTTTGCTACAAGTTTTTCTCAATCTACAGATTTTAAACCACTTTTAAAAACGGATTATACCATTAAAAAAAATGTAGATACACTTCATATCAAATATCCATTACACGCTAACGTTACTAGAGACAAAACCATAAAAAGTAAGGATACGACCGCTTTAAGTTTTGTTAAGGATTTTGATTTATTTAAAAATAATTACTTTTTAAGACAATATAAAAGCTTAATTTTTAAGCAAGATAGTAGTGCAATAATTTACCAATGGAAAGAACCTATTGTTGTTTACTTTGATCACAACATTCCGCAGGAAATCACAAAAAATATAAGTCAGTTTATTTTATCAATTCCCGAAATAGATAATTTAAACATAACTATTAGCAAAGATATAAACAAAGCTAATTATTACATCAAAATAGCAAATCAAGAGGTATCAGCTTTAACCGACAAGCAAAAAGCAGAAGTGCCAAAAGACCTTATTGACACCTATCCTTTTTCTAAAATAATACACGATTGGAATGGTGATTATAATTATAAAATGTACTCTGGTGTATTACAAATTAGTCCATCCTATATTAACGATCCACAATTATTGGATAACCTTAAAAAAGTGTTTTTTATCTCATTAATACAGTCTAAAGACTATCGTGTTTATGACAACACCTCTATATTATCATCTTCCAACTCCAATTTTTCAACTCTTGGTGCAATTGATATTGTGCTACTTAAATACCATTACAAAAACTTATATAAATTTAAAGTAGACTATACTGTTTTTACAGCATTAGAAAACTATTACAAACAATTAGCCAATGACTAAATCACTACTTATAGCCATTATATCACTAACTTTAGTGCAATTTGTACAGGCACAAACACCACACCAAACTAAAAACGTCCAATACAGGATGTCTATAAAACAGTTTAAGGCTAAATATAAAACGCCATTAACTGCAAAAGACACTTTAAACTTTGTTTATGTTAATAATGACACCATGGTTATTGTAAAGGATTATGTCCGTAAACCTGGTGCTAGTGTACCTTACCAATATAAAGACTCTACATTTTTAGACGTGTATAAAACCATAGCATTTAATCATTACAAGGATTCTGTTAGCAAAAAAACCACCATGAAATATTGGAAAGACGACATTGCTATTTTCTTTTCCAATTCTGTAGATAAAAAAGTTAAAAAAAAATTTATGGCTTTCGCCGAAAAGACTTTACAACACGTTGATTCTTTATCCATAAAAGAAGTCAAACATGTCGAAGACTCTAATTATATTGTTTATTACAATGATGGTTTTGAGTACGAATCAAGAATGAGCAATTATAGCAAATCCGACTTCTACATGCATTGGAACAATAAAAATCAAATTTATAGATTATCTATTAGACTTATAAAGGAAGACTTTTTTACACCTAAATTACGCTTAAGTGAATTAAAAAAATATTTTATAAAATCATTAGGGCATTTTCAGTTTAACCAAAGTATAGACAACAATCACTTTTTTTCTGGTAGTCATGATAATGATTATCAATTATCAGATTTTGATACTGAAATTATTAAATACCATTATTCCTACGGAATATGTAAAGGTACCAACTTAGAAACATTTGAAGACAATCATAAAAAAGCAAAAGAGTTATTAAAAAACAAGCAAATATTACTGACCTTTTATCATGAGTTTGAATAAGTTTTAAAACTGTAATCATAAAAAAAGGAACACTAAATAGTGTTCCTTTTTATTTTAAATAATCCAGAAATAACCAAAAATAAGATTACTTAAAAGTGCTTATTAATCTAACAAATTCTGCTCTGTAACCAGACCTATCTTCACCTCTACCTTTGTTAGCTAAAGCTATAACATCTTGTACATTGGTATTATTATAAAACTGAGACTCTCTTAACTGCATTCCAAATAACGCAACAGCACTAGCAAAATTCATATCTTCAGTAGCTTCTGTTGTTTCATTTTTTTGTACGTGTATCATTTCAATACTTTTATCTTCATCAGGTTTCTTATATCTAAATTTAACGGTAAACAACTCATCATTATATTGGTTTGTAACAGTTTCATTTTGTGTGTATTTTAAATCTATAATGTCTTTTGCGTACTCACTTTCAATGCCAACCGGAAGTACTTCATATAAAGCAGTAACTGTGTGTCCTGCACCAAGTTCTCCAGCATCAATGGTATCGTTAACAAAATCTTCATCTGCTAACAACCTGTTTTCATAACCAATTAAACGATAAGCTTGTACATGATTAGGATTAAATTCTACTTGTATTTTTACATCCTTAGCAATGGTAAACAAAGTCCCACCAAATTCGGTTTCAAAAATACGTCTTGCTTCTTGCATGGTATCGATATACGCATGATTTCCGTTACCTTTATCTGCTAAAATCTCTAACTTATCATCCTTGTAATTTCCATAACCAAAACCTAAAACTGATAAAAAGACACCTGATTCTCTTTTTTTAACAATCAATTTTTCCATAGCATCATTACTAGATGCACCAACATTAAAATCTCCATCAGTAGCTAAAATTACTCGGTTATTTCCTTTTTTATTAAAATTTTCTTGTGCCAATTTATAAGCCAACTCAATACCTTGACCACCTGCTGTAGATCCACCAGAATTTAACTGATCTAAAGCTTCAATAATTTTTGTTTTATGTTTCCCTGATGTTGGCTTTAAAACAACTCCAGCTGCTCCTGCATACACTACAATAGCGACATTGTCCTGTGGTCTTAATTGATTAACTAATAATTTAAAAGCCTCTTTTAAAAGTGGTAACTTGTTTTGATTACCCATTGATCCTGAAACATCTATTAAAAAAGTAAGATTGGCAGCTGGTAAGTTTTCATTATCATAAATTTTACCTTGTAAACCAATTTTAACCAACTTTGTATCCTTATGCCAAGGGGTTTTTACAACTTCTGTATTGATAGAAAATGGATGTTCATCCGTTGGTTGTGGGTAATTGTAGTCAAAATAATTAACCATTTCTTCAATTTTAACCGCATTTGCAGGAATTAATTGTCCATTGTTAATCATACGTCTTACATTGCTATAACCAGCCTTATCTACATCTATAGAAAAGGTTGACAAAGGTGTTGTAGCTGCTATTTTAAATTTATTTTCATGTATTTTAGTATAGCTTTCGTTTAAAAATTTATGTTGCAATTCTTTATTTGTCTGTACAAATTTTGAAATCTTGGCATTTTCTTTACTACCATCTACTGTCGTGACTATAATTACACCATTGGCACCTTGTGACCCATATAAAGCTGATCCTTCTGCGCCTTTAACAACATGAGTAGATATTATTTTTTTTGGTGCTAAATTAACTAATTTTTCAGCCGAAGATATTTTACCATCAATAACAATAAGTGCCTCATTTGTACCTGTTAAAGATCTATTACCTCTAAGTACAATTCTTGTGGTTTGATTAACACCATGATTTTTAGTTTTGATTTTTAAACCAGATACTTTACCTGCTAAACTATTGACTACATTTGGATTGGAAGCTTGTATAATTTCCTCTGATTTAATGGTCGTCACAGATTTTTTCACTTCGTCTGTTGAGCGTGAAATTCCTAAAACAGTAATTACGACTTCATCTAAACTACTGTTTTCTTGCAAAATAACATTGATCGTATTGGCATCAGTTACCACGACTTGTTCTGTCTTGTAACCTAAATAGCTAAATACTAAAACATCATTAACTTTAACAGAAATACTATAATTACCATCAAAATCGGATGTTGTCCCATTTGCTGTTCCCATTTGTAACACTGTAGCAGATGGTAATGGCAAACCATTTTGATCTGTAATAACACCAGATACCGTTTTTTGTTGTGCATGTAATTGTACTACCATAAATAGTGCAATTATTAAATTTAATCCTGTTTTCATGATAAGGTAGTTTTAAAGTTTAAAACAAACCTATAACCAAACTAAGGATTATAAAACCAGTATTGAGGGAAGCGCTATTTTGAATTAGGCAACGCTACTTTTTAAGTAATTTAAGTGTTTCATTTCTGTTAACTTTACCAGAACTTGTTTCAGCGAAAGCAGGAATAGCATACGTTTTTTTAGGCATTTCAATTGCTTTTAAGTCAGAAAACACATGAGCATCTAAAGACGTATTTTCTGCTTCAATTACTAATATTGCAACACTACCAAAAGTTTTATCATCTTCTGAAGTTATAAAAAAACGAGACTTTATTTTTGATTGCAATTTTGCTTCAATCTGTTCCGGAAACAATTTAACACCTCCAGAATTAATAACATGATCTGCACGTCCTAACCACTCAAAAGTGGTTTTAGAGTGTAATTTAACCACATCATTAGTTACAATTTGGTCCTTGGTTAAAAGTGGTGCGTCTATGACTAAACACGCTTTGTCATTTTGTGAAATTGTAATATTTGGTAAAATATTAAAGTATTGTGGTCCATTACTTTTTAATTGCTTAAGTGCAATATGCGTAATAGTTTCAGTCATACCATACGTCTCAAAAACACCTGTTTTTAAGTTTTCTAATTTTAATCTTAAGGGATTAGATAATGGAGCTCCACCAATAATTAGAGTTTTAATATTGCTGAGTCTGTGTACCGTTTTTTCTGCTTGCGCAGGAATCATAGCCACAAAATCATAATGCTTTTCAGGATCAAAAATAGGGTTTGTAGTGGGTTGCACGCTATCTATTTCTAAACCTAAAACCATAGCACGAACCAACATCATTTTACCTGCAATATAAGTTGCTGGTAGACACAACAAAGCAGAGTTACCAGGTTGCAACTTAAAAAAATCACCTGTTGTAATAGCAGAATTAACCATCGCTTGCTTTTGTAGTTTTATGGTTTTTGGCTGACCTGTAGAGCCTGATGTTTTTACTAAAATAAAATTGTTATTATCTAACCAATGGGATAAAAAGTCACCAATCTCTTGCTCAAATGGCAAGCCTTCTTTAATAAAACTATAGGCAACCTCTTTTAGTTCTTCAAAAGAATAATGATTACCATTTAATTTAAATTTACTGTGTACTTTATTAAAATTTGGTGTCATTTTTAATCTAAAACTTTATAATCTTCAGTGATTGGTGCTTCTATCGTTCCAAATAATTTTTCTTTCCAATTAGTCCATTTATACACCTTTGCAAAAATTACAAGTAAAATAGGGAATACAACAAACACAGGAATAAAAATATCACCATAGCCTTGTCCAGGTTCTGACACATCTTTTAAAACAGAATGTGTTTGTAATACGGTCCAATCTGCAGATACTAATAAAGCACCAAATAAATTATTAGCAGCATGAAACCCTAATGCAAGCTCCATACCATCGTCCATTAAAGTTAAAATACCTAAAAATAATCCTGTACCTATATAATATACCATTACACCATAACCTAGCTTACCTACTTCTGGATTAAAAACGTGCATTCCTCCAAAAATAACAGAAGTCATTATTAACGGAAACCATCTGTTTTTTGCCAACATTCCAAAACCTTGCATTAAATATCCTCTAAAAATATACTCTTCTAAACTGGTCTGAATTGGTATTAAAAGCACAGCCACTACTAGTAAAATTAAAAAACGATTTAACTCAAAATTCCATACATAACTCTCTGGACTAGCAAAATAATCTATTAAAATCATCGTAGAAGTAATCACACCCCAAAACAAAAAAGCAAATAGTACACGTTTCCAATCTATTTTTTTTCTGGCAGTCGTAACGGATTTCATTGTTTGATTATGTAAATATTTTACAACAATAATTAGTCCTAAAAATCCAAAAGCAAAGGATAATAACAATAAAAATAAATTTAAATTAGGCTCTAAAACACTCATTAATGCTTGCTCATCCATAGCATCAATAGAGCCTCCATTACTAACATATTTAATCATTGCAGCGATAGCAAATGGAAATTGTCCAATAACTGCAAAAATTGCAATAATTAAAGACCCTACTAAATAACGCCAAAACTCGTGCTTTACATTAAAGGCTTGTTTTATAAAATCCATAGTTTAAAAATTAAATTCCCAATTAGTATTTAAATTATATTGTAACGTTCCATTTTTCACCTTTAAAGGCGACGTAATATTATTAGTAAAAAGGCTACCTGTACCTAAACCTTGAGGTAAATCACTCCCTTTTGTAAAAGTATATTGTGCAATTGCATTTAATCCCACATTACTCTCCAAAGCACTAGTAATCCACCAACCAATATTTTGTTTTTTTGCTAAATTTATCCAAGTATCACTGCCTTTAAATCCGCCTATAAAACTTGGTTTTAAAATAATATATTGTGGATTAATACACTCTAACAGTTGTTTTTTATCATGATCGTTAAAAACACCAATCAGCTCTTCGTCCAAAGCAATTGCTAAAGGTGTTGTCTCACACAATTTAGCCATGTCTTCCGGTTGACCAGCTTTAATGGGTTGCTCAATGGAATGTAAATTAAAGTCTGATAAACGCTTAAGTTTCTCCAAAGCTTCAGTAGTACTAAAAGCGCCATTTGCATCAACACGTAGCTCTATATCGCTTTCGCTGAAATTTTGCCTGATTCCCTTTAAAATATCCAATTCAGTTTGAAAATCTATAGCTCCAATTTTTAATTTAATACAACTAAAACCTGAAGCTATTTTATCTTCAATTTGTTGTTTCATGAAGGCTTGATCACCCATCCAAATCAAACCATTAATATCTATAACAGCATTTCCGTTTGTAAAATCAGAAGGAAATAAGACAAAAGGATTAGTGCTCTCTAAACTCTTAAAGGCCATTTCTAATCCAATTTGGATACTAGGAAATTGATTATTTTTAGCATACAAATAATCTAAACCTTTTTCAATATCTAAACAAGTGGACTTAAGTTGTGCCTCATAATCAGGTCTATCATCTGCACTTAAACCTCTTAAAATACCACATTCTCCAACACCACGTTTTCCATCTTTATCGATAATTATAAACCAAGTTTCCTTTGTTTTTAATATACCTCTAGAGGTTCCGCTTGGTTGTTTAAATTCTAATATATGTTTGTAATACGATGCTTTCATAAGGATTTCAAAAATACTTAAATATTTTCGTAATTTCACCTAAAAAACTACGATTACATGACCTTTAAAAATAAAGTTGTTTGGATTACAGGTGCCTCTAGCGGAATTGGAAAAGGGTTAGTTTTAGCCTTATCAAAATTAGATTGTCAAATAATAATTTCTTCAAGAAAAGAAACCGATTTGAACCTAATCAAACAATTATGTCTTAAACCTGAAAACATTGCTATCTTACCCATTGATTTGGCTAATTATGACAACATGAAACCTATTGTAGCTAAAGCCATAAGTCTATTTGGATCTGTTGACCTACTAATAAATAATGGTGGAATTAGCCAAAGATCGCTAATAATAGACACAGACATTAGTGTAGACAAAAAATTAATGGAGATTGACTATTTAGGAACCATTGCTTTAAGCAAAGCCTTATTACCACACTTTATTAAAAACCAATCTGGTCACTATGCAGTAGTAACTAGTTTGATGGGTAAATTTAGTTCGCCTTATCGTTCTGGGTATTGCGGAGCAAAGCATGCTTTGCATGGTTTTTTTGATGCAATGCGCATGGAACATGAAAAAGATAATGTAAAGGTGACTTTAATTTGTCCTGGTTTTGTCAATACCAATATTGCTAAAAACGCTTTAATTGGCGATGGATCTTTACAAAACAGTCAAGATAAGGCTACTGAAAATGGATTATCCATTACTGAGTTTAGCACACGCATGCTTAAAGCTATTAAGCAAGAAAAGTTTGAAGCTTATATTGGGAAAAAAGAGATACTTGGAGTTTACTTAAAACGCTTTTTTCCAAGACTATTACATCGTTTTGTGATAAAAAGTCAGGTTAGATAATTATAATAATTGACCTATACCTAATAGTAAACTAAGTAATACCGTTGTTAAGGCTAATTTTTTAAGCTCTGGATCAAAATCCTTTGGATTAGTAACCAACTTCACTGTTTTAAGATGCAATATTAATGGTATATAGGCTATAAAATAGATGAGATTAAATGGTGATTTGTAATACAATACACCAAATAATGCAGATAGAACAATAGCAGTAATAATTAAAACATAGTGATATTTTTTAGCCTTAACAGCTCCTAATTTAACTGCTAATGTAATTTTGTTAGCAGTAACGTCAGACACGATGTCTCTCATGTTATTAAGATTTAATACAGCTGTACTTAGCAAACCTATTGCTATTGCTGGCAAAATAACGATATAGTCAATTTGTTTAGCAAACAATACATAGCAACCTAAAACACTAACTAAACCAAAAAACACAAATACAAAAACATCTCCTTTACCTTTGTATCCATAAGCGTTATTCCCTACAGTATACTTAATCGCTGCATAAATAGATAAAGATGCCAATATAAAAAACACAAAAGCTAATAGAAGATGTTGCGCCTTAAACGAAAAAAATATAAGCCCAATAGTTAAAGCTATACTTATTAAAACATTAATTTTAATAGCATTAAACATTTGCTGTTTAGTAATTGCTCCAGATTGTAAAGCTCTTACAGGACCTATTCTTTGATCATTATCTGTACCTTTTA
The genomic region above belongs to Olleya sp. Hel_I_94 and contains:
- a CDS encoding DUF3352 domain-containing protein; translated protein: MKKRSLFLLIITFIISFGLYQVYVFYFDNNDNIQSIYLVPKDAVYIIESQKPINNWDAISKNDIWKHLNTNTYFNTLATNLNKLDTIFKQKQGIFNRIGNREILISAHVYAPKQYGFLYVVDLQKIAKLNVIKNNLNTVINSNYKVSKRYYKENEITEIYDVKKHETLYISFIKNQMIASYTHTLVEASIDQYSNPEIGRNLNFIEVKKHVGYNDMFRLYFQYDYLDEFVNVFSDTPGDLTKTLSQSLEFSGFSFDLEKNAIVANGITNTNDQASTYLKALQKSGQGKRTIKNVVPNNTAIYLSFGFKSFEDFYSNFETIQKENPEQFKSYAEGTSQIESFLKINLKTHFMSWIDDEIALIQLHSNVSDSKKDVALILKTKAIDDAKDNLDFILEQIRKRTPVKFKEVNYKGYAINFMSIKGFFKIILGDLFSNIEKPYFTIIDDYVIFSNEPNTLKSIINAYTNKETLNYFKAFNDFDNRFNNKSSVFAYINTPNLYNTAYDFVNIATKKQLKTNKDYFICFPQIGIQLTPSKNDFKSQLILEYQTPEKVKSSYTFEDDKPKTIITNSINLTQENINKATVFSIPELYPSDLTAQIFTKKYSNGNPRFSVELKDGLKHGSYKAYYQNGNLKISGKYRKDKQVGTWKAYDINENLIFKTRF
- a CDS encoding VWA domain-containing protein, whose translation is MKTGLNLIIALFMVVQLHAQQKTVSGVITDQNGLPLPSATVLQMGTANGTTSDFDGNYSISVKVNDVLVFSYLGYKTEQVVVTDANTINVILQENSSLDEVVITVLGISRSTDEVKKSVTTIKSEEIIQASNPNVVNSLAGKVSGLKIKTKNHGVNQTTRIVLRGNRSLTGTNEALIVIDGKISSAEKLVNLAPKKIISTHVVKGAEGSALYGSQGANGVIIVTTVDGSKENAKISKFVQTNKELQHKFLNESYTKIHENKFKIAATTPLSTFSIDVDKAGYSNVRRMINNGQLIPANAVKIEEMVNYFDYNYPQPTDEHPFSINTEVVKTPWHKDTKLVKIGLQGKIYDNENLPAANLTFLIDVSGSMGNQNKLPLLKEAFKLLVNQLRPQDNVAIVVYAGAAGVVLKPTSGKHKTKIIEALDQLNSGGSTAGGQGIELAYKLAQENFNKKGNNRVILATDGDFNVGASSNDAMEKLIVKKRESGVFLSVLGFGYGNYKDDKLEILADKGNGNHAYIDTMQEARRIFETEFGGTLFTIAKDVKIQVEFNPNHVQAYRLIGYENRLLADEDFVNDTIDAGELGAGHTVTALYEVLPVGIESEYAKDIIDLKYTQNETVTNQYNDELFTVKFRYKKPDEDKSIEMIHVQKNETTEATEDMNFASAVALFGMQLRESQFYNNTNVQDVIALANKGRGEDRSGYRAEFVRLISTFK
- a CDS encoding AMP-binding protein — its product is MTPNFNKVHSKFKLNGNHYSFEELKEVAYSFIKEGLPFEQEIGDFLSHWLDNNNFILVKTSGSTGQPKTIKLQKQAMVNSAITTGDFFKLQPGNSALLCLPATYIAGKMMLVRAMVLGLEIDSVQPTTNPIFDPEKHYDFVAMIPAQAEKTVHRLSNIKTLIIGGAPLSNPLRLKLENLKTGVFETYGMTETITHIALKQLKSNGPQYFNILPNITISQNDKACLVIDAPLLTKDQIVTNDVVKLHSKTTFEWLGRADHVINSGGVKLFPEQIEAKLQSKIKSRFFITSEDDKTFGSVAILVIEAENTSLDAHVFSDLKAIEMPKKTYAIPAFAETSSGKVNRNETLKLLKK
- a CDS encoding CPBP family intramembrane glutamic endopeptidase; this encodes MDFIKQAFNVKHEFWRYLVGSLIIAIFAVIGQFPFAIAAMIKYVSNGGSIDAMDEQALMSVLEPNLNLFLLLLSFAFGFLGLIIVVKYLHNQTMKSVTTARKKIDWKRVLFAFLFWGVITSTMILIDYFASPESYVWNFELNRFLILLVVAVLLIPIQTSLEEYIFRGYLMQGFGMLAKNRWFPLIMTSVIFGGMHVFNPEVGKLGYGVMVYYIGTGLFLGILTLMDDGMELALGFHAANNLFGALLVSADWTVLQTHSVLKDVSEPGQGYGDIFIPVFVVFPILLVIFAKVYKWTNWKEKLFGTIEAPITEDYKVLD
- a CDS encoding o-succinylbenzoate synthase, producing MKASYYKHILEFKQPSGTSRGILKTKETWFIIIDKDGKRGVGECGILRGLSADDRPDYEAQLKSTCLDIEKGLDYLYAKNNQFPSIQIGLEMAFKSLESTNPFVLFPSDFTNGNAVIDINGLIWMGDQAFMKQQIEDKIASGFSCIKLKIGAIDFQTELDILKGIRQNFSESDIELRVDANGAFSTTEALEKLKRLSDFNLHSIEQPIKAGQPEDMAKLCETTPLAIALDEELIGVFNDHDKKQLLECINPQYIILKPSFIGGFKGSDTWINLAKKQNIGWWITSALESNVGLNAIAQYTFTKGSDLPQGLGTGSLFTNNITSPLKVKNGTLQYNLNTNWEFNF
- a CDS encoding SDR family oxidoreductase, giving the protein MTFKNKVVWITGASSGIGKGLVLALSKLDCQIIISSRKETDLNLIKQLCLKPENIAILPIDLANYDNMKPIVAKAISLFGSVDLLINNGGISQRSLIIDTDISVDKKLMEIDYLGTIALSKALLPHFIKNQSGHYAVVTSLMGKFSSPYRSGYCGAKHALHGFFDAMRMEHEKDNVKVTLICPGFVNTNIAKNALIGDGSLQNSQDKATENGLSITEFSTRMLKAIKQEKFEAYIGKKEILGVYLKRFFPRLLHRFVIKSQVR
- the menA gene encoding 1,4-dihydroxy-2-naphthoate octaprenyltransferase, translating into MKNLKKWLSAMRLRTLPLSISGIIVAACLAKYNGVFDYIIFVFAILTTLSYQILSNLANDYGDGVKGTDNDQRIGPVRALQSGAITKQQMFNAIKINVLISIALTIGLIFFSFKAQHLLLAFVFFILASLSIYAAIKYTVGNNAYGYKGKGDVFVFVFFGLVSVLGCYVLFAKQIDYIVILPAIAIGLLSTAVLNLNNMRDIVSDVTANKITLAVKLGAVKAKKYHYVLIITAIVLSALFGVLYYKSPFNLIYFIAYIPLILHLKTVKLVTNPKDFDPELKKLALTTVLLSLLLGIGQLL